In Silurus meridionalis isolate SWU-2019-XX chromosome 11, ASM1480568v1, whole genome shotgun sequence, the sequence ACAACTAATCTATGTAAAATGCCCAGGCagaaggtcccctggtggtctagtggttaagatgcagcgctcccaccgctgcgacccgggctcgattcccggtcagggaaccaaccccagccactctcagtgccggtcccaagcccggataaattggggagggttgcgttaggaagggcatccagcgtaaaacgtgccaaatcaaacgtgcggaggatccgctgtggcgacccctaacgggagaagccgaaagaaagttttatgtaAAATGCCCAGGCTGATTGCATCTCCAAAACCCCTCAGAAAAAAATATCCACAGTTAAACATAAAGAACGTAAAGAAACATAGATTTCTTCTCGATCTCAGTCTTTGTTTAGGACACAGAGTGCACCactgtatacatacatttttgatTTGCAGTGTTTTTATCAGCTGATGTGGgcaattatataatattgtagTCTCTCCTAGAATTCGTCATCCAACATTCTTTACTTACACTTTCCATTTGTTTGCCATGTTTGTTTGTCTATGTTTGAGAAGATAACATTTTATTCCAAttaatatctatctatacaATAATTTGTATCCCAATAACCATTTGTGCCAAAAAACACCCATCATGAAATTATGTTGTTTGCTTGAATTTAGTTATTTTGTATTACTCTACAATTTTATTCTAAAGTGATGTACGTATATGTTAAACAAAGGtcttttttaacaacaaataacTTTACTTGCAGTGCTTTAATGCAATAACTGTCAACGATGCACTATATCAGTTTTGAAAACAAATTTgggtatatttttattaataaaaaaagcgaattattttaaagtaaagcCACATGTTGCTAGAAACAGATTATTAAAAGTCATTTTGCAAACATACAGTATTGAATGTTCTGTTGCTCAGAGAATACCTCTGTGAATTATTTGCTAATGCTGCCAATTTGTGTAATGCTAATTGTTCATATAGCCTTTATTTAATCAGTGTTAGCAGATATGAGCTGTTTATACGTATAAAATTGAAGCTTGTTTTGAAGCACTGAATGTGTCAGGGTCATATAAAAGATGTACAACGGTTAGTTTTGGCTGCTGTCCTGGTTTTGCCTCCAGGTCCATTTCTGAATTAGCAATAAAGTGATTGCTGGAGCATGATGCAAATCTGATGATGGGGCTTTTCTTCTCCACACCCTGCTGCTTTGTGCTGATCAGGGCTTTCCCTCTGCACTCCTGTTAACTTTAGCCGAGTTCTACCTGCTGGTCTTTCCCCGTTCACAGATAAAACAAATGCATGGATATTTTTACTTCTCCAAGGCTGATGTTAAGGTGGCTTACATCACAGTTGATGCTAAAAGAACAGCTGAGAGAACAAACTGTGTGTAAAGTTACTCAGTTACATTTATATCAACTGATGTCTCTAACAGCTAATCACTGACCACCTCTATTCTTAACAACCAATCACCACTGTTctcaatgaccaatcactgatgaGTTCTTAGCAATCACTCTTTACTTTTATTCTCAAATAATCAAGTACTGACCACCACTGTTCTCATTGACCAGCCACTATTGTTCTCAACAACCATATTATTTATCGCCAGTGTTCTCAATAACAAAAACCCATTGTTTTCTAAACAGTCAATCACTGACAACCACCACTGTTCCTAATGACAAATCACTGATTACCACTGTTCTCAACCACCAATCACCAGCGGTCTAAACAGCCAATCACTGTCACCATTATTCCCAACAACCAGTCACTGACCTCCAGTGGACCAATCACCAATTAGTTACTGAACCAGTGTTTTTAATGGTCAATTAATGATCAGCAATATTCTCAACAACCAATTACTGCAAACCACTGTTCTCAGTGACCAAACACAGGTGTTGTCAGTGAACAAACACCATTGTTCTTAACGACCAATCACTGACCACCACTGTTCTTACTCTTACTCTCACCACactgttttattctgtttagaTTCAGAAACTCATGTAACATATTTTGAAATGGAGGCAATCTTGATTATtcaatgaatatgcaaattagccTTCTGGGAACTTCTTTTTGTTCCCTCTAAAAGAGGAGCAACCTGATGTGTGTTGGAATCTACTGTATGTACTTTATCTAATGACAGTCCCTGAAGGATTATCTGCATTTCTATTTCTTCAAAATTTCTCATTTATTGCTTTCTATTTTACACAATACTGAGATCATGGCACAGAGCTCTTGTGTTTCCACTGGGTGTTTCCTGTGCACGTTCTTGGCCAGGATAGTGCCATTGCGTGGGCACTAGGCTCAATGTGATTCGTGCCTTATCAGTCCAGTGggatttacaccacacacacacacacacacacacacacacacacacacacacacacacacacacacacacacacagttcatctTAAGGTGCTGCTGCAGTCAGCTTTTTAGTCATTCCTATTACTTTAATGGTGCAGCTGCTTCTGTTGCTTCGAGTGCTTTATAATCATATTTATGTGGAGGATCATTAaggttacagtgtgtgtgtgtgtgtgtgtgtgtgtgtgtgtgtgtgtgtgtgtgtgtttgtttgcaatAGTCACTGTCCCTTCAGTGGTTGCTTAGATAAGCAGAATTACATGGGGGAGAGTGTCTTCTGCAGTGAAGAGATCCCCCCTCctctgcagagagctgggagtTTTCCCTCATCGTAAcataaagcagtgtgtgtgtgtgtgtgtgtgtgtgtgtgtgtgtgtgtgtgtgtgtgtgtgattgctgtGGAACTGCAGCAAAACACCCTGCAGTTGCCTAGGTGTGAGTGCGTATGTGCTACTCCAACAGAAAGGGATGAGCAATTGAAATAgttaatattaatgataatatatatttatgagaTCAGTGAGAATTATTCATCATGACATAAATTATGACAAGGTGTACACTTATAGGACGCATATCACACAGGTGGGGTATTCAAGTGCATTAAGTATGTATGCTTAATAAGTgttgttaattattttcctgGAATATAGCTCGGTcctgaatatattttattaatcttaTACAAAATGGTTTGTCAATAATAGCATTTTTAAAACTTATTATCAAGATAAATGTCATATATCTTAACATTTATGGTCGTGAAAACAGGGTGTAGAGTGGCAGCCTGTTGCtccttatcttatcttatcttatcttatcttatcttatcttatcttatcttatcttatcaaCATAATAATTGAaattatcaaaacaaaaaaatatttttgccattttataaaaaagccACAACTTAACTGCCAGTTTTAAATCCTTCCATAAAAACTCCTtccataaaatgttaaatacatctaataaaagtttaataaagCACCATGTCATATTATATGCATAAGCATATGCTAAGCACCATTatgcaacaccttctgaccaattgGGTTTGAGAATTTATATTCAGTTTATTAAAACTGTGAGTTTTAACAAAAGAGTCTTTTGCATTCTGTAATAtgttctgagtgtgtgtaaaatacatCTTCATATGCAACTTTTTAACTCCAACTCTAACTATACTATAATAGTTAGAGCTAATTAATATTCATGGTTGTACTCAGGTTTTCTTCCTCCTTGTATTCCCTTAAGAGCACAGATGGTGCGCTTGTCCGTCTCATCTTCCCTCCAGCACTTGATATGTTTTAATGCTTTCTGCTTCAAGaacaaaaaagatatttttttttctcctgagtGAAGAGAAGATTCTGTACGGCCTCAACTCACACATAAGGAAAGTCTTTGATCCCCAGCACCATATCACAGAAAACTCCCTCATATGATAATGGATTTCCTAATGCAGTGCAATAAGGCACCGAGCTCAGGAACACCAGCTCTGGGTAGCATGAGCACCAAAGTGGCCGTGACCGTTTGCAGAtttattctcattctcattctctcacattctcatgcaaatgcagcaaaaaaaatttatgctGGAAGACAAAGATAGAATTGAAGGCAGGCTTATTccagaggaaagagaaaaagcatTGACAtggtgggggaggggggtgtCTCAGAGAACTCAAATTCCCTCTAATCGTCCTGTGCACTTTTTATGGCAAGGTTAGTTTCGCATCCGGACGGAAAACAGCGGTGCAGTTCAAAGAGTGCAGCGAGGATTTGAGACATGCTGATACAACCTTGCTACTGTATCAGGGGTGTGTTTCTCTTCTTCTTACTGTAGTAAAACAGATGCTGCGATTAGATCAGGTTCTGTGATCTTACAGCTCATACTACTCGCTTAATGCACAAACATTAAGCCCTGTCTCGGATTAAACAGAGCTGAATTTATGTTTTGAACCCAGGGCAAGGATTAATTAATGCACTGTACACACCAATGATGTGTTTTCAAGTTTGTATAATTGCATTTCTGACTGATagggtttttttaataattgctaGATTTACATGTGTCAGGTGCTTATGGAGAAATGGAGGTAAGGCTGTTCAACTTAACCAGCTGAATTAATCAGCTGAAGACAGAGACTccattatagtgtatatagtgcatACTAttgtaatgagaaaaaaacagaaaaagcatCATAAACAACATTACATCATACCAGTTCCTTCAGCTAGCTAACAATCCTAGCTTGGTTTCTGGGTAAGCTTCATTATCAGTTATATAAATCTTACCACTTTTAGTTACAATACACTAGCAAATGTAGTTAAATTGTTCCTGCCACTCTTATCACACTTCACAATGTGAAGcatgtaatgtgttttttcataAACCTGCTATTACCTCAGCAAATTGCCTGAGGTTTGATTGTGAACATGTGGCAgccattttaattattacaacCGAACAATATATTGCTATCCTGATAGCACAGTAGACAAATTCTGATACATTGATGATCTTGCAAGTTGGCCTAAGTAGCTAGCCTGTTGCTTTACAAGATAATGAATAAGTGAATAAGCTAATTCACTTGAATCACTGAAAAAAATGCAAGGTAGATAATTTATTTCTCTGTTCACTATCAAAAACTTTGTGGTTAGCTTACTTTCATTTAGTTTTAGGCTGACATTTTGCTCACGCTGGGGATGCCTCcataaattgtttaataatatgTTAATTAGAAGTATATTTCTTGTCTTGTACAGTGTCTACTAGATGTAAGCTTTCAATCAGTAGACAGAAGccattttttgttttagctgAGATTACTGATTGATATTATTTCTATTACCAAATAAAAGCTAGTCATTTGCTGATTAGCTACTAAACAACAGCTAACTAGAACTGAACTAACTGAACAAAATTTTACTCTGAACCCATTCGATAAGAGTTTAAGACCCTACTTAAGAAACTGTCTGGACTTGAGAGTAAAACAGTAGGTTTGTTCTTGAGTATACAAATTTGATGACCAGATCATATACATTAAGGTCAAAGggctaattattatttaattcattaaatcGTTAATTTAAGGTCCTATCATTTTAATTGGCAAGTCCATTTAAACTCAAGTGAATAGAAGTCAGTGATGATGCAGCCAATACATGTTAAAAACTTTCGCAAGTCACTCAGCTGGAGTTGGTTTAAACCTTTCCAGTATAGTATAAAGTGCAAATTCATCAGgctattttttctcttttggatTACAGAGACCAGGATCCGGAGTACCAACTGGACTCAGCAAACCCTCAGGGGGTGACGGTATGAACCTTATAATACTTTACACTGCTTGTTCATTTAAGGCCTCCTGGCTAAAATGCTGTGTGAGCAATGTGGGGATCTATGAGAATCTTATTTTGCATTATATACAGTGAAAGTCATCAGGttgatcagatcagatcatttCTGTAAGGTGTGTTGTGGACCGAGTGACTCCTATGTTCACTCTGTATTTGCTGATAAGAGCCTACCAAAAAGGTTCAGTAACATACCTCTACCTAAAACACCCATTTGACTTGGGTTAAAGGATAGGATTTTTAAAACctctttaaatattacatttagaaTATATTGTCCCTGAaatctgaatatacagtagtaaACCCTGCATCCAAATAAtccaaacattaaacattttttaattctttttaaaagtgCTTTCAGATACAAGtgattgacaaaagtttgtggacacctgaccataggaggcctgggttgcagtcagtgttttagttcataccaaaggtgttcaatagggctgaAAGCAAAGATCAGTAGTAGCCCACTCAAGCTCTTCCAGACAAAAAGCATATTTTAACAGAGGGGTCATGCTAGAATAGGTTTGGGTTTAATGGGTttcatctttgtggtaacagtataaataagaaccacatatggctggaaatgtcaagtgtccaaatacttttgtccacatagcaTAGTTCAAATGACAATACaaccacatactgtatgaaaatataaacaatataatgcTATCCACAGATGCATCCAAGAAGGACGTCCCCCCTGAGGACTTTGATATCGACCTGGACGCACCAGAGACGGAGAAAGCCGCTGTCGCCATCCAGTCGCACTTCAGAAAGTACcagaagaagaagcaggatCCGAAGCCATAAGCTGAGCCGGCTGAATGCGGCCCGAAACTGTTTGCATGTTCAATAAAAGCGTACCGTCATGGACTCACGGGTGGGGATTCTGTGGTGATGGCAAGGGAAGGTGGGACTAAGGGAAAAGGGGACTTAAAGTGAATCATCATTGCATCCATCTGGAACAATAAGCCTGATGTTTCAgattttatttctctgtatgttttaatttttttactaaataatttCTCTTGTATTGGTTCGGAAAGCTTATTGAATATCATGGCTTGCATACTCAAAAGAATATCTCCCACTCAATATGTTCATCTGTGATCATATTCTGTTCATAACAAAGAAATGAAgctacaaaaatgtataaaatactgtacatgtttggCATTACTGTAAGTCTGGCTTTCTTTTGATGACAGTGTTATTTTGGAACAAAACAAGCAACTCTGAATTATGAACAATCTTATTAGTCCTGTTCCTTTTTATGATTGTATCACTCCCATGTGCACTggttactgtatttattatttgttgtcGTCTGGCTACATAAGTGTGTTTTGTGCTTCTTTAAACCTTAGTTTAATCAGCTAAATGTGCCATGTGCTACACTATACTGTCCATCCAACACTTTGAAATGATGTACACTCTTAATattagcaaataaatatttaaagaacaGAGCAGACGGCTGACAGGTTGTACATTTctgctgtcattttttttcttcccccctcTTCAGTGGGACTCCATATCCTTTATTAGAGATTGCACCAAATTACTAACCCTATATCAATCCAGTAGGTTTTACCTAATCGTTTTTAAAGCCAATAACGTAACGGGAAACTACCAAGGACAGATGGCTTCCAAGGGAAGTGGGAAATATAAACGCTTTATGATGTACAGTTGTGATCTTAATGGGACTTCACTGTCACATTACTGTGGAATTCCAAAGGCAGTTCAGTCCCCTCCTATCTTTCACATAAATggttattaataacaatataatgtattatgctaacattttaaaatgaaagattGTATCTGAAATGATGGAGGCTTTTAAAGAGCTCATGTGGAACTTTGATTTCAAGGGTCAGCAGATCCACTCTTCACTGGCAaagtcatttatttaacatgatTTTGGAGGTTGGACAGGGTATAGGGTTTAATGTTTTTTAGGTTTAGAGCTAACAATGATTACTTGAGGAACAATCCTGAAGTTCTTTCTTAATGAAATCTGTACCAATAAATACACAGACCGTTCAGAGGTGCAATTACACAACATAATTACTTGGGGCCACAGGATCACtttctattttaaaacatgGTATTTATGTTTCTAATGCAACATCAGCAGATCTCATCTAAAATAGAACACTTTTCATTAATTTCATATTACACATCAATCGTGACACTGGCAATAGAGCTGAGTGACAATTCAGTCAATGAAATTATTCATACTTTATACAGTATGAATACAGTATAAAGCCACTGACACCATCATATgatctttcacacacagacaactGAAAGACTTTCTggattataataaatgataatacgATAATAAGAGTGAATAATAAGTTTAACACAACATCAGCTCTAAAAAGAAATGCAGGCATTCGCTTAAACAGCGACAGGATCATTAAATCAGTGATTTTGACTTGAGAACCAAACCATGATTCGTGAATCATTCAGGCTTGTTTTATCAACGAGTTTCTTCAATTCATTGAAAATTAACCGACTCAAACGATTCATTATTACAacaatgtaattattaatactACAACACTAATTTTATAAACCATAcagcatacatttttattgattcCATACAAAAAGCTGTTTCCAAACAATTATACAGCACTAGTTTTAGTGATTGTCCAAATTTTCTAAAGCTCAAAGCTGTTTCATTACTATTGCTCGATTGCATGGAAAAAAGAAGATTCTTGGAAATACTTCAAAaagtagaacacacacacacacacacacacacacacacacacacacacacacacacatttttttttctcaaactatAAACTAAGTAAGTAACTCAGTAACgcgagtaaatgtaaatgtacgttactttccacctcttgCACTATTTCATAAACAAAATTCATATACCAGCTTTGTCTCACTTTTCACATACATGAACTTAAGACTAAGCAATGAATGAGTGGAAAGCTTCCCTTTAATAAAAACTGGGACAGGTGAGACTTGATTGAGTGCTTGAGACTAATTAGCTTGCAAATTGCTTATAAATCCCCCTGGTGGCCAAAGTGGACCTAGCAGGCAATCCATCTCCAGGCCTGTCCTTACACtaagaaaaaaagcagcaaaaaaacacccacatgaaagaaaaaaaagcagagcagGTTAAAAGTGATGTGAATGATTCATCATAGTGAAGCGGCTTTGTAAAGCTATGATTCATCATAGTAAAGCATCCCTATTTTTTTGCATACTCCAAATATCTGCAGAGGCTTACATTAACCCTGGTTTGTCGTTTCTGCTGGCTCGAAAAGACCACAACCAATTCATCTTTGCCACTTCAAATACCTTATTGTTTTAATAGTAACAACTCATGCACAAAGACTTGAATAGTGGATGATCTAGGATTacttatattaataatacatttagtaAAAACATGTATGTAACAATGAGAAACATATAATCATTGATGCAGGATTTTCTttcaagaaaatgtttatgtaacaATTGAGGGAGAAAtttccagtgtcagcactttggaCAGCAcaacagacaaaagtatttaagAGAGAGGAAGTCTGGTCTCTTAGCAACCTGATAAGATGAAttattgaagaaaaaatatatatcctatttttatttaaaaaaaaaaaaaaaaaaaaaaatatatatatatatatatatatatatatatatatatatatatatatatatatatatataaaatgtcccTAGTGAGGAAACAAAGGTTTAGGCTGATCTTGTGGACGAATTAATTGTAAGCTTAAATCTAAACAACGTACTGTGAGAAAATGGTAACAATTACTCCTGttgttttcctgtaacagcatgcCAACAAGTGccttatttaaacaaaatcctTCTGCCCAATCAGTATTTAGATTTATTAACTATTTGCAGTAAAAATGGAATGTGCTTTACTAACAATAGTAAGACCTGAATTACCTGACTGGATACAAGCCAGTTCTTCTGTTGGCCACTAGGGGTCTCTAGTGGACACATGACTTCTTAAGAATAGAAACAATTTTCAAAACTttcatttttgaaaatgtttatttacttctttGAGTTGGGCAAACAGAGTGTGcagctgcatgtgtgtgtgtgtgtgtgtgtgtgtgtgtgtgtgtgtgtgtgtgtgtgtgtgtgtgtgtggtataattCAATTTAgtagtatatttatttaaataagtgaCTAAAACTTGTTTGCCCTTACCTGAGGCTGATGTGTAGGTGTTGAGGAAAAAAGTGATTTGATTTCAAAATTGatgcatttgttcatttatacagtgtgtgctgtccgttaaaaaaaacaaaaaaaacaaaaaaaaacacaatatatatatatatatatatatatatatatatatatatatatatatatatatatatatatataaattgcattaaataataaattattgatGAATTTTAAAGTCTTATTCGAATAATAATCTTGTTTAATAATTGTACTATGTCTACTATGTGGATAAATCTTATTCTATTATATTGCCAGAACTGCTGATGTGAACAGATTTGTCCTGAAATCCCTTTCCCCTGATTTTATTATCTAATATGTTAAGgtaattaaataatgttttcagttaaaaaataaaatctatcagtGGATTTTTTGCTAATCTTACATCACACACGAGTAATATAGTTAACatcatataattataattcttGGGCAAAACTTcaatattaatgtttaaaattataaaacatttttagcatTTGGTGACAAACTTTATTTTTGGGACATATCTAAAAAttagtaagaaaagaaaagatgaaatgCCTCACAAGAGAAAATAGATGTCTTGTTACATATCAGCAGACACAAATATGAGCCACGTGAACAATAAACAAGgtctttttaaactttttgttgttttttggtaGTTCATGACTGCACAATTGGTAATACTAATACATTCCTACTTCTCTGGAAATACTTGTTTTCCTGACTTCTGAACAATTACAATTTTTCTAACTGATAAATTGCATCAAACCAatactaattaaaaataaattgttaattATTAAGAAGTCAAGAAAACAAGTATTTCCAGAGAAATTACTAATATGTCAGTCATGTTAGTTGCTTATCCATACTTTTGTAAGCAAGAAATGGACCAAGCTGGACCAAGCTAGACCTCAAAAAATGTACACCAATGTAACCTTTCCCAGTTAGTTATTTTaccaaataatattaatgaatctggtattatacagaaacacttGTGTGGCTCACTCTGTTTAACATTTTAGCACTGCATGATTAACGGAAATAAAGCAGGCATAAATATTCCCCTCATGCAGTCACAGTTTTCCCCCTGACAGCTTGGCACTTCTCAGAAGTCTCCGATGTGGCACATCAGCCATTATTTACAGCAGCAGTTAATAGCGAAGAGGAGTGACAGTGTGTGAATCTCCTCTGACCTGTTTAATTTGCCGCTTGCTTCTGAGGAGGACGACGGAGATACACTTGTCACACAGAGTTATCTGTTTACTGATTATGCCGACAAGTATGATTTAGGGGCACAAAAGCAAGTTTGAAGGCTAAAGGAGGCTGCCAGAGGACTCTGAAAGCTTCCTGAATCAATAGGCCAATTTAGGCGAGGGCTTTGCTCTCTGCTCTTAGTGGACTCACTGTGTGGTGTCTAAGATTGTCAAAGCACacgcttgtatgtgtgtgtgtgtgtgtgtgtgtgtgtgtgtgtgtgtgtgtgtgtgtgtgtgttgggtaaCAAACGCTTTAGCCCCAAGGGAGGCAAGCTACACATTTTACTAATTTACAACACTGGTGACCTTTATATTCTCCTGCTCTTGGTTTGTTAGCATCTGACCACACATGCACCAGACTGTTAGCACCTCACCACACATGCACCAGACTGATAATTTTGTAAATTCGGCAAATTCAGGTTCATGAGGGAAAGGGTCCATTTGAATAGATGAAGAAAAGGAACCCACAGCCTTATCTTGGTGCGATATCCATTCATATATTTGTAATCACTGTTGCCGAGTCGGTCATTGCTGCTACtagtttgtgtttgatttggGTACAAATTTAGTTTACCCTACAAATACACAGTTGTAAttgtaacataaaaaataacattttctaaCTGTAAAACAACACACAGGTGGATTTTGTACATGCATTGTTTACTTACTGTGTAGCTAATTGCTAGTTAAGAAAAAATTGCTAGTAAAGAAAACAACTGGCAACTAAAGGTCATTTATGATAGAAGACATCAGAGTAGAGTGAATTGAGGCATAAAATCTCTCATTGCCtcactttttttgtaaagatttttcACAGAACACATTCAGTTCTTCAATACAGTGTTTTGTGTAATTCAGGGCAGCTACAAAATTATAAT encodes:
- the pcp4a gene encoding calmodulin regulator protein PCP4a, whose product is MSERPGSGVPTGLSKPSGGDDASKKDVPPEDFDIDLDAPETEKAAVAIQSHFRKYQKKKQDPKP